Below is a window of Mucilaginibacter ginkgonis DNA.
CTGTGGCCAGTTCTTTATAAATATTTTGCAGCGATTTAGGTATGGCAACCCCATGCTGAACAGAAAAAGAAAGTCCGTGTGCCTGGTGTGGTCCATGGTACGGATCCTGGCCAAGTATTACAACTTCAACCTTGTCAAACGGGGTAGAGTTGAAGGCGTTAAAGATATCTTTGTTTTTTGGGTAGATGATCTGCCCCTTGTCTTTCTCTGTTTTCAAGAACTCGCGCAGTTTTACCATGTATGGTTTTTCAAACTCGGGTTGTAAAACTTTAAGCCATGATGGCTCCAGGTCTATCGCCATAAAAAGTGATTATACTTTGGTTAAACGTGCAAATAAACAGATATTTGCGCCGTATAATTATAAAACAAAAATGTCAAATATTGTTCGGCTGATATTAGCCTGTGTGATAATGGGTGCCGCGGTTACCCTATGCGGATTTGGATTTTGGGGATGGGGAATTTTAGTGTTATTTATAGGCGCCATTGTGCTGTTCTCGTTCTTTATAAATGAGAATATGATCATTGCGCAATTCTACCTGCGTAAAGAAAAAACGGTGGAAGCACAAACCTGGCTAAACAAGATCACCGATTACGAAAAGCAATTGCACAAGAACCAATATGGTTATTACAACTTACTTCTAGGATTGATGGAGTCGCGTACGGCACCAATGAAATCTGAGAAATATTTTAAAAAGGCGTTGTCATTAGGAATGCGCATGTCGCATAATACCGCATTGGCAAAACTTAGCCTGGCGGGTATATCAATGGCTAAGCGCAACAAGCGCGAAGCGCAGCAATATCTTGCCGAAGCCACAAAAGACGATAAAAACAAATTACTGGCCGATCAGATAAAAATGATGAAATCTCAACTTGGCCAAATGGATAAACAAGTACAGCGCGGATACCGGAATTACTAACCCCTTAGTCCCCTAAAGGGGAAACCAACTATCGTACTCCTCTCAGAGATGGGGTGAGGTTTATTTCTCGTACAACGAATCAAATTCGTCAGGGGCGGAAGACGATGAATGCCTTTGAGACGGAGAAATATGCCTGTCTGGGATGATGAACTCATCTTCAGACGGGTCGGCCATCTCAACCTGCTTAAGCAAGCTGCGTATAAAAGAAAGCCCGAACTTCTTACGGTCAAGCTTTATTAAAAATTCTTGTTCTGTTATTTCTAAGGTCATGTGTTCGTACTTAAAGTCGTTTTCCATAAAGTTCAAACATTGAAATAAATAAAAAGTTATCGCCGCTTTAAGTTTTGGTTAAGAAACTCTTGTTCTCAGTTGTCATTCCGAGCCTGCGAGGAATCTTATCAAAGAACAGGGAAATAGCAGCGTCGTGTCATGCTGAGGCTCTCGAAGCATAAACGGCGCAAAATGGTAATTGTATTGTGGGATGCCGAAGCAATCTCATCGTATTATCGTTTGATTTTTGGCGTTACCCTCGCTTCACTCGGGTCGGCCATCCGCTGTATCTGCTTCGCAGGATGCCGCTTCTGTCCCTAACGCGAGTATCATCCCGTGGTAACGCTTACTGACCAAGCAATTTTAGAGACCATTCTACAAAGAAATTGTCATTCAGAGTGCAGCGAAGAATCTTATCAAAGCGTTATTAAAAACTGAATCAGATACTTCACTTCGTTCAAGATGACAAAAAAATTGATGGTCGTTTTCTAGGCGAACCAGGACATCACGCTGTCCTTATCAGGCATGGCAATGTCCAGCTTCAACTTTTTACGCATACCGCCCAGATCGTTGAATACCTTGTTGGGATTGGCTGCTTTTAACTCCTCGGGAGTATTGAAGCCCATTTTGTTTACCACAGGCACCCATTCGGCAGGAACGCCGATGGCTATAAAATCATCAGCAGAAATTACTTTAGCTTTCTTTTCGGGGCGCATTTGCGGGAAGAATAATACTTCCTGTATGGTATGCTGATTGGTTAGCAGCATCACCAGGCGGTCAATACCAATGCCCAGGCCCGATGTTGGCGGCATGCCGTATTCCAAAGCACGGAGGAAATCTTCGTCCATCGCCATAGCCTCTTCATCACCACGGCCGGCCAATAATAACTGGTCTTCCAGGCGCTGGCGCTGATCCAGCGGGTCATTTAATTCAGAGTAGGCATTACCTATTTCTTTACCATTTACAAACAACTCGAAACGTTCTACCAAGCCTTCTTTTGTACGGTGCTTCTTGGCAAGCGGTGTCATTTCGACCGGGTAGTCGGTTATGTATGTTGGCTGTATCAGGTTGGCTTCTACTTTAGCGCTGAAGATCTCGTCTATCAGTTTGCCTTTACCCATGCTGGCATCTACCTCTATGGCCAAATCACGGCAGGTTTGGCGCAGGGCGGCCTCATCCATTTGCGATACGTCTATATCTGTATACTTCAGGATCGAATCATACATAGACAAACGCTCATACGGCCCTGCAAAGTTGATCTCTTTATCACCAACCGTTGCCAGTGCGCTGCCGTTTACGGCTATGGCCACACGTTCCAGGCATTGCTCTACCATTTCCATCATCCATACATAGTCTTTGTAGGCTACGTATATTTCCATCGAAGTAAACTCAGGATTGTGGGTGCGGTCCATACCCTCATTGCGGAACATTTTGCCAAACTCGTACACGCCGTCAAAGCCGGCTACGATCAAACGTTTAAGGTATAACTCGTTGGCAATGCGCAGATACAGCGGCATATCCAGCGTATTGTGGTGCGTATTGAACGGTCTTGCGGCAGCACCACCATGAACAGCTTGCAGTATAGGGGTTTCCACCTCGAACCAGCCTTGTTCATTAAAGTAATCGCGCATGGCGCTTATTACCTTTGTGCGTTTGATAAATATTTCTTTAAAGTCCGGGTTGACGGTCAGGTCGACATAGCGCTGGCGGTAACGCAATTCGGGGTCGGTAAAGCCATCATAGATATTGCCGTCCTCATCGCGTTTTACAACCGGCAATGGTTTAAGCGATTTGGCCAGAACGGAAAGCTCTTGCGTGTGTACGGATATTTCGCCGGTTTGAGTAAGAAATACAAAGCCTTTAACGCCAACATAATCGCCGATATCTAATAGCTTTTTGAAAACAGTATTATAAAGCGTTTTATCGTCGCCGGGGCAAATATCATCGCGCTTGATGTATACCTGCACGCGGCCGGTTGAGTCTTGCAATTCAAAGAAAGAAGCGTTACCCATAATTCGGCGCATCATGATACGGCCGGCTATCTGCACCTGCTGATAAGCATCGGGTTTGCTGTTAAAATTATCTTTAATATCCTTCGCCCAGGCATTAACGGCATAAGCTTCGGCGGGGTAAGGCTCGATACCCAGTCCGCGCAATTGCTGTAAAGATTCGCGACGTATAATTTCCTGTTCTGATAAGGCTGCAATACTCATAAAAAACGCTCAAATTTAAGAGGGCAAAAATAGCGTTTTTTGCCGTTCCATTAAGCCGAATTTTTACTGCCGTAAAAGCGTAGGTGTCACATGTTACACTTTCTCTACAAATACAGACTTTTAAGTATCTGATAGTAAAATGTCAGCTGTATAAATGGTTGATTATCAATCACGCACGATCCTGTTAGTGTAACACAACCGCCAAAAAATTTACGAAAAGTGTCACACATTGTCACAGGGTGAAACACTGGCATGAAAATGTCAGTACGCTGATAAACAGGCGGTTACAATAAAGTAAGACTTCTGGCATTTAATATTCTTATTAATGGCGAGACAACGTTAATACACTTTCTTTTCACTGCCGAAGTAATATTTATTGGCGATGATGGCTACGGGTATACCAATGCAGATCACTAACGCGCCAAGTCCGGTTAGTATGCCGTAAGCGGTCATACCGCCTTTAGGCTTGGGTGTGTTACTCATCGGCACAATGATGAAGTTCATGATGAGCCACGTGAATAAGCCGAAGACAAATCCGGTTAGCACCGTATTCTTAAGTATTTTCTTAAAAGTTGGGAACAGTATAAACCAGGTTGCCACCCACACGTAAGCGATAAGGTAATGAAACAACAGCCCGAACCAGATCATGTGGTTGCCGGCAAAAAACGCTGCCTTACCATAAATGCCGCTGGCAATGTACCTGCAGATGCGCACAAGGGTTTCATGAAAGCTGAGCCAGAAGCTTGTGCCTGCTTTGATCTTAACGTTAAGCAATATGGCCGAAAGCATATCAAGGGTACCGGCTATTATAAAAGCAATAAAGAGCGACCTGTAATAGTTTAATCGGCGCATAGTAAATTAATTTGGGAATAATTGGTGCGATAAATATAAAGGGAAAAAGTGCTTACTGCAAGCAAATTACATGCTCAGTACCCGCTCGCCTTCTATCTTTTTCTGCAATTCCAATACAGCACCTATGAGCGCCTCGGGCCTTGGGGGGCAGCCCTGCACGTAAACATCAACCGGTATAACACGGTCAACACCTTTAACTACATGATAGCCGTGCTGCCAGTAAGGGCCGCCGCAATTAGAGCATGAGCCCATCGAGATCACATACTTTGGCTCGGGCATTTGCTCATACAGGCGCTTAATACGCTCGGCCATTTTAAAGGTAACCGTGCCCGCGATGATGATCACGTCTGCCTGGCGCGCAGAAGGGCGGGGGAACACGCCAAAGCGCTCAAAATCGTATGTCGAAGCATATGAACCCATCATTTCTATAGCGCAGCAGGCAATGCCAAAACTTAAAGGCCATAATGAAGACATGCGCGCCCAATTGAGCAGATCGTCAAACTTGGTCATCACCACACCGCCATCGCCTGTCATTCCCTGGTTCATTCTTGCGCTTTCTTAAATATAGGTTTAAAACGTGGGGCGGCTGTAGTTGTTGCAGGGGCAGTAGCAGTAGCAGCAGTCGCAGTAGCAGCCGCAGTGGCACTTGCAGTAGCAGTCGCAGTGGCAGTTGCAGTTGCAGTAGGTTCAAGGGTAAACTCCCTGACTTTGTATTGCTGCCGGTTTAAATTTTCGTAGGCAGATAAAGGGATCTTCACGTCCGTTGTTAAGGTTCGCACTTCGGGTTTTATCCACTCCAGATCGCCTTTTACCCAAACATAAGCCAGTCCCAAGATAAGTATCCCGACAAAGATGAACATCTCAATCATCGTAACTGTCGACCAGCGCGCGTCCGCCGCTATCAATTTCTTATCGGCAAAAACCGTAGCCCATGGAAAGATGAAAACCATCTCAACATCGAACAATAAAAATATCAAAGCGATGACATAAAAGCGCGAGTTAAATGGCAACCAGGCGCTCCCTGTGGGTTCTTCGCCGCACTCGTAAGAGGTCAATTTCTCGGGCGTTGGTTTATTGGGGGCAATCAGTTTATTAACACCAAAGGCTGCGCCAACCATTACGGCACCCGTAATTAGAAAGATAAATATCTTTCCAAATTCTGATATTTGCGCAACCTGGCCCATGGCTCCAAATTTAACAAAAGAAACACAGTTCGATGCTATTATTATAGGTGCAGGTGCGTGCGGACTAATGTGCGCGGTGCAAGCCGGATTCTTAGGCAAGCGGACACTCATTTTAGAACATAATGACAAACCGGGCGCCAAAATATTGATCAGCGGCGGCGGGCGGTGTAATTACACCAACCTTTACACATCGCCAGATCAGTTCATATCTCAAAATCCGCACTTCTGCAAGTCAGCCTTTTCTCAATGGACGGTTGATGATTCCATTGCTTTCTTCGAAACGTATGGCATTACCGGCGCCGAAAAAACTTTAGGCCAGTTATTCCCTGAGGGCGGTAAGGCTAAGGATGTGGTGAAGGTTTTTACAGATCTGCTGACGAACCTGGGGCAGGAAATGTGGCTCAACGCAAAAGTGTTGGATATTGACACAAACGCCGATGGTGGATTTGCTGTCAGCTACGAACGTTACGGCAAGCAGCAAAGCATTACCGCGCCAAGTGTGGTTGTCGCCTCCGGCGGATTGCCCATCAGCAAGCTAGGGGCAACCGATTTTGGTATGCGCGTAGCGCGGAAGTTTGGATTAAAGGTGACCGAAACAGCGCCTGCACTAGTGCCGCTTACTATTACCGGGAAAGACCTGCCCTGGTACGGGCAGCTATCCGGCAGCAGCATTTTTTGCAGGGTGTGGAACGATAAGGCAAGCTTCGAAGAAAATATTTTGTTTACGCACTGGGGTTTAAGCGGGCCGGCTATTCTGCAAATATCGTCTTACTGGAAGCCGGGCGAATCGATATTTATTGACATGCTGCCCGACCGGAATATCACGGAGCTGATTACCACGGAAGCGCAAGTAAATGGCAAGCAATTATTGCAAACATTGCTGGCAGGATTATATACCAAGAAATTTGCTGAGGCCCTGGCCGACCGCTTACCTATTCACAAAACGCTGGGCAGTTTAAGCAAGGCCGATTTGGAAACCATCGACAATTTGTTACATCATTTTAAGGTTTTGGCAGCAGGTCATAAAGGTTATGACAAAGCCGAAGTAATGCGCGGAGGGGTTTCTACAGACGAACTATCGTCTAAAACCCTTGAAGCTAAAAATATACCCGGGCTATTTTTTGGCGGCGAATGCGTTGACGTAACCGGCTGGCTGGGCGGTTACAATTTTCAATGGGCCTGGGCCAGCGGCTTCGTTATCGCGCAAAATATTTAGGGCATTTTCACCGATACGTCATTGCGAGGAGCAAAGCGACGCGGCAATCTTATAGGACAATCCCAAAGATTTTATGCTAAGTCCCGATAGCTATCGGGAGCTTCGTGCCTCGCAATGACAATCTTGAATTTAACCTACACGAAAACTAAAAATATGTCATTCTGAGCGTTGCGAATCCCGATCCCTATCGGGATTATTCAGAACTGCATTTACGCATAAGATCCTTCGCTATGCTCAGGATGACAAAGATTGATAAGCTAGCATACCCTTTCTCTCCTTCAGTAAGGTACGAATAACTATCGGACTCCCCGAAGGAGGGCTAACCGACATTATAAAGTTTTGCAAGCACCCTCTCCTTTGGAGAGGGGTTGGGGTGAGGCTCTACCATATCCTCACCCTTTGATCAGGCGCTTTGTAGTTTTTATCACCCGGTTTCACGTCAAATGCTTTGTAAAACGGCTCGAAGTTCATGATCGGTCCGTTTACGCGCCACATGGCCGGAGAGTGCGGGTTGGTATTGGTGTAAGTGCGCAAGAAGGCGTCGCGTGTTTTAACACGCCAGATGCGGGCTATGGATAAAAAGAAGCGCTGGTCCGGGGTATAACCATCTATCTTTTCATTGCTTTTCCCTTCGGGTGTCATTTTAAATGCATCGTACGCTATGGCTATGCCGCCATTGTCTGCTGTATTTTCGCCAAGTGTAAGCGGGCCTTTAACATGCACAGTATCTAACACGGTGAAAGAGCTGTATAACGTAGAGAGCTGCGCGGTCTTAGCCCTGAACTTTTGATAATCTTCTTTCGTCCACCAGCTTTTTACGTTGCCTTCTTTGTCAAATTGCGCGCCCTGGTCATCAAAGGCATGTGTCATTTCATGGCCTATCACCATGCCTATACCGCCGTAATTGATGGCGTCGTCAGCATTAAAGTCAAAATATGGATACTGTAAAATACCTGCCGGAAAAACTATCTCATTTGCAGACGGGCTGTAATATGCCGTAACCGTTGACGGTGTGGTATGCCACTCTGTTTTATCAACCGGCTTGTTCAGTTTGGCAAGGCGATATTGATAATCATTACGGTTAATGGCCAATATGTTTTCGAAATATATGGTGCGGCTAATGCTAACCTGGTCATAATTGCGCCAAACGTCAGGGTAACCTATTTTCTTGGTGATAGCATATAGCTTTTCTACGGCTTTTTGCTTGGTGCTGTCGCTCATCCAATCCAGGTTTTTGATCCTGTTCTCGAAAGACTTTTGCAGATTGTTCACCAGGTCGAGCACTCGTTTTTTGGCTCCCTCGTTGAAATAACGTTTTACGTAAAGCTGCCCCAATGCCTGGCCCAGGTAGCCATCGACATTTTCTGTCATGATCTGCCTGCGCGATTTCTGTACGCTTTGGCCCGAAAGTAATTTACTAAATTCGAACGAAGCATCCACGAAAGGCTGGCTCAATTCGTCCGCGTAATTTGCCAGTGTGCGTGCTTTCAAATAAAGCTTCCAATCGTTTAAATACACGGTCTTTAGTTGCTTGTTTAAATTCTCGTAATATGCAGGCTGGCCCACATCTATAGAATCGGCAGCGGCACCAAGATTGGCCATAAGCGCTTTCCAGCCAATATTTGGCTCACTCGCATTTAAAGCGGCAATAGACAGTTTATTATAGTTACCCTTAACATCGCGCAGTTCGATGTTCGATTTGTGCGATACTGCGTTTTGCTTTTCGATGTTGTAAACAACCTCCGCCTCCTTAGCAGCGGTTGCCGCGTTTGCCCCGGTAAGTTCGAACAGCGTAGCGATATATTTTTTATATGCTTGCTGGATGTGCAGGGTTGGCGAGTCGGTTTTAAAGTAATAACCTTTTTCGGGCAGGCTTGTGCCGCTTTGGTAGGCGTGCGCTATGTTGATACTGCTGTTTTTATCGTCGGGCGATACACTGAAACCTATAAGCGAGTGGTTACCCGATTTCATTTCCGTCGCGATAAATTTCATCATCGAAGGAATGCTGTTTATAGCGTCTATCCGGGCCAATACTGGTTTTACCGGTTCATACCCACGGCGGTTAACGGTAGCCATGTCCATCCCCGAAGCATAGAAGTCGCCAACCTTTTGCTCGATGCTGCCCGAAGTGTTTGTGCTCTTAGAGACGCTGTCGAGGATGTTTTGCAAAAGCCTGCGCTGCGGAATGTTCATAAAGCTATAAGAGCCCACACCCGATTGGTCTGCAGCTATCCTGGCGGTATCATACCATTTACCGTTTACATAACGGAAAAAATTGTCGCCGGGTTTAATGGACTGATCAATACCGGCAACATCTACAAAGGTTTTTCTTTGCGCGATAGCGTTATTGGCAGCAGTAATAAGCGTGGCTGCTACAAGCAGGTTCAGGAATTTATTCATGACAAAAGATTTGCCTAAATATAGAAAAATAGCCAATGTATGTTAGCGCAATAGTCGGATGATCTCTATTTCGCTGTAGCGACGGTTGCTTTGTATCGCTTCAGAAGTTTATCAAGGTTGCCGTAATTGTACTGATGATTGCGCAGCGCTTCCAGTATCTCGGTATCGTCGCCCATGATCTCGCTCATCACATCTTCAAAATTCTGCGGGGTAAGTTCAGTCAATTCCGCGGTGGTTGCCCCAAAATAATAAGCAGTCCTCGAACTCCCACCATTGCCACCACCACCGATAGAGATGCCAAGGCCTGCGCCCCCGTACCCACCCCCGCCATAGCCACCGCCCCCGTAACCAACACCCAGTCCTGGTGAAAAGTGCACGCCTTTACCGCCACCGCTTCCGCGGCTGCCGCCACGATAAACGTAGAGTTTAAGCGGTTCATTGATCACTATTTTTACAAAATCGGTTTCGTTAGGCCATGTTTGGCCCATTGGCGGGTGTGCTACCGCGAAGCTGTCTGTACCGGCTACAAAGCCTTTAATGTCGCTGGCACTTAGCCTAACTTCCGGCGCGTTATCGCTTTCCTTATAGATGATGAAGCCTTCGTTCTTTATTGGCCCTTTACCTGACGGAGATGCCTGGATCAAACCTTCCAGCCGGTTGTTTTTTACATCGGTAAACGCCCCGCGCTGCCATTTTTGTGATTTTGCTGATACAACGGTCAGCATAAAAAATAAAATGAGTAAAATTGGTCGCAAAAGCTTGATCATAGACAAATAAACGAACTTTTATAACAATTATGATAACCGTCGACCTGCGTAGTGATACCGTAACCAAACCAACCCAGGGCATGCTGGAAGCCATGTGGAGCGCCAAAGTTGGTGATGATGTTTTTGGTGAGGATGAAAGCGTTAACGCGCTGGAGGAAAAAGCGGCGGCAATGTTCGGTATGGAGGCTGCCATTTTTTGCCCGAGCGGCACCATGACCAACCAGATAGCCATTAAATGTTTTACCCAACCTTTGGATGAACTCATTGCCGACCAGACCGCCCACGTTTACCGGTATGAGGGTGGGGGCATAGCGTTTAATTCGGCCGTGTCTACAAGGTTGCTAAATGGCTACCGCGGTATCCTGACCGCCGAAATGATAGAGCCGGAGATCAATGCCGAAAATATTCATTACCCGCATACTAGTTTGGTGGTTTTAGAGAACACCGTTAACAAAGGCGGAGGCAGCTGCTATACGCTGCAACAAATAGCGCCAATTGCGGAACTATGTAAAAAGTATAATTTAAAATTACACCTTGACGGTGCAAGGATATTCAACGCCTTGGCGTACACAGGCGACTCTGCCAAAGATTACGGCAAATATTTCGACGGTATTTCTGTTTGCCTGTCAAAGGGTTTGGGCGCGCCTGTAGGCTCGGTTTTTTTGGCTGACAAAGACACTATTAAGTATGCGCGCAGGCTAAGGAAGGTTTTTGGCGGAGGAATGCGCCAGGCCGGCTTTTTGGCGGCCGCGGCAAGCTATGCCCTGGATCGTCATGTCGACAGGTTAAAGATAGACCATGCCCACGCGCACACCCTGGCAGACGCACTGGCCAATTGCGGCTGCGTAACTAACGTAGTTCCCGTAGAGACTAACATTGTGCTTTTTGACACAGAACAGCCTGCAGAACAAATGCTGGCCAAATTAGAGTCAAAGGGTATTAAAGCAAATTCTACAGATAAACACCGCATCCGTTTTGTAACGCATCTGGATATTCACCCAGAGCAAATTGAGCATGTGGTGAAGGTGCTAGGAGAGATGTAAAAACTTAATGTTAAGGATGTTGTTATAGCGATATAACCGACATGAACCGTTTAGCTCAAAAACTCGAAAAAATTGGCCGCGACCCAAAAGTAACAGCGAAGGCTGTAGGCTTGCGGTACGTGTGCGACACCACTCCGGGCTATACCCGCAAAAAGTCGGGAAGCGGATTTACATTTTTAGATAAAGATGGTATAACTGTTAAGGACAAAGAGCTGATACAGCGCTTCAACAAACTGGTAATTCCGCCTGCTTACACAGACGTATGGATATCGCCATACGAAAACAGTCACTTGCAGTTCACCGGGAAAGATGCCGCCGGCCGCAAGCAATACCGCTACCACCCGCAGTGGAACCAAATACGGAACCAAAGTAAATACCACCGCCTGCAGGCCTTTGCAGACTGTTTACCGAAGATTCGCGAGCAGGTTGACAAAGACCTGGCTACACGAGGCATGGGGCATGATAAGGTAGTTGCGCTGGTGATCCGTGTGATGGAACTGACCAGCATCCGGGTGGGTAATGAGTCGTACAAAAAATTGTATGGTTCTTACGGACTTACCACGTTGATGGATAAACACGTAGCCATCAGCGGATCAAAAATGCACTTTGAGTTTAAAGGGAAAAAAGGCGTTTTCCATAAAATAGATCTGCAAAGTAAGAAGCTGGCCAAATTGGTTAAGCAATGCCGCGACATCCCGGGTAAAGAGTTGTTTCAGTACTACAATGATGACGGGTCGCGTTGCTCTGTCGATTCGGGAGACATCAATACTTACCTCAAAAATGTAACCGGCGAAGATTTTACTGCTAAGGATTTCCGTACCTGGAGCGGCAGCGTAAGCAGCCTTTACGCGTTCAAAGAAGCCGGCGAACCCGAAAATAAATCAGACTGTAAAAAGAAAATAGTTAGCGTATTAGATGAGGTTGCTTTAACCCTCGGCAACACCCGTACCGTTTGTAAGAAATACTACGTGCATCCAACCATCATTCAAAGCTACGAGGCCGGTACCTTATCTAAATATTTGGAGGGGCTCGATCCTGAAGATATGCACAAAGCGTCGGAATTAAGCCACGCGGAAAAGGCCTTGCTTAAAATACTTGATAATGAAAAGCTGGCCTTAGCAAGTTAATCGCATCGTGCATTAAACTTTCGTAAATTTTTTGTGTCATGATAATGTAATCCGGATTATATTTTATAGTTTAGATGTTTCAACGCATAAACTGATGAACGTTAACAAAAAAATGATCGCGGTACTTGGGTTCTCTGCAGTAATCGGCCTTTCGGCAATGACGGTTATGCAGCCCGGACAGCCAAGGGTAGACCCGCCTCTGCAAAACATTAAGGTCCTTTCAAAAAAACTTACTTATCGCCAGGTAGACCATATCATGGATGAGTGGGCGCATTCTTTAGGCGTGCGTTGTAACTTTTGCCACGCGCCAAATGAGCAGACCAAGAAAATGGATTTTGCCAGCGACGCCAAACCTGAAAAAGAAATGGCCCGCGAGATGTTTAAGATGACGGCAGAGATCAATAAAAAATATTTTAAGGCAGAAAAAGACTCGCTGGGTATGATCATGGAAAGCGGTGTCAACTGCTACACCTGCCACAATGGTAAGGCGCACCCCGAAGTTGTAGAGGCACCGGCTCCGCCGCGCCGCAATGGCCCTCCGGGCGGAACGCCGCCGGCAGGTGGAATGCCTCCTCCGGGTGGTAACCCGCCAACAACGCCGCCGGCAGGTACGCCGCCGGCTGGTTCTACACCGGCGCATAGCAGGTAGTCGACATATAAAACTTAGAAAGCACCGCTAAATGGCGGTGCTTTTTTGTTTAAGGTAGTGCAGTGGCGAAAATCAGTTTTCGAATTGTCTTAATTCCTGGCTCTTTATTCCTGGCTCTTTATTCCTGCGTCTCTTTCTTGTCTCTTGGTTCTTGTATCTTGATTCTTAGTCTTGGCTCTTGATTCTCAAATCTTATATTTGAAACTGTATGCAAAAAATTCTGGTAGCTAACCGCGGCGAGATCGCCATAAGGGTAATGCGCTCGGCGCGCGAAATGGGAATCAAAACTGTAGCCGTTTATTCGGCTGCCGACCGTACTGCGCCGCACGTACGTTATGCGGACGAAGCCGTTTTTATTGGCGAAGCACCTGCAAACCAGTCTTACCTGGTGGGCGAAAAGATCATTGACGCCTGCCGCCAAACAGGTGCAGAAGGCATCCACCCCGGCTATGGTTTCCTATCAGAAAATGCGGCGTTCGCACAAATGGTGCGCGAGGCAGGGCTTATTCTTATAGGCCCTTCGCCCGAGGCGATGGAGATCATGGGTAATAAACTATCTGCAAAAGCAGCTGCGTTGAAATACAATATCCCGATGGTGCCGGGTACTGAAGAAGCCATTACAGATGTTGCCGAAGCAAAGACACGGGCGATTGAAGTGGGCTTCCCGATACTGATCAAAGCGGCAGCGGGCGGCGGGGGCAAAGGGATGCGCATTGTAGATGCCCCTGCAGATTTTGAAGAGCAGATGCAGCTGGCCGTGTCAGAAGCAACCTCGGCATTCGGCGATGGCTCTGTATTTATCGAGCGTTATGTGTCTTCGCCAAGGCATATAGAGATACAGGTTTTGGGTGATACGCATGGTAACATCGTTCACCTTTTTGAGCGCGACTGCTCTGTACAGCGACGGCATCAGAAAGTAGTAGAGGAAGCGCCGTCATCTGTACTAACCCCCGCCATTCGCGCCGAAATGGGTCGATGCGCGGTTGAT
It encodes the following:
- a CDS encoding DUF2892 domain-containing protein, encoding MSNIVRLILACVIMGAAVTLCGFGFWGWGILVLFIGAIVLFSFFINENMIIAQFYLRKEKTVEAQTWLNKITDYEKQLHKNQYGYYNLLLGLMESRTAPMKSEKYFKKALSLGMRMSHNTALAKLSLAGISMAKRNKREAQQYLAEATKDDKNKLLADQIKMMKSQLGQMDKQVQRGYRNY
- the lysS gene encoding lysine--tRNA ligase, yielding MSIAALSEQEIIRRESLQQLRGLGIEPYPAEAYAVNAWAKDIKDNFNSKPDAYQQVQIAGRIMMRRIMGNASFFELQDSTGRVQVYIKRDDICPGDDKTLYNTVFKKLLDIGDYVGVKGFVFLTQTGEISVHTQELSVLAKSLKPLPVVKRDEDGNIYDGFTDPELRYRQRYVDLTVNPDFKEIFIKRTKVISAMRDYFNEQGWFEVETPILQAVHGGAAARPFNTHHNTLDMPLYLRIANELYLKRLIVAGFDGVYEFGKMFRNEGMDRTHNPEFTSMEIYVAYKDYVWMMEMVEQCLERVAIAVNGSALATVGDKEINFAGPYERLSMYDSILKYTDIDVSQMDEAALRQTCRDLAIEVDASMGKGKLIDEIFSAKVEANLIQPTYITDYPVEMTPLAKKHRTKEGLVERFELFVNGKEIGNAYSELNDPLDQRQRLEDQLLLAGRGDEEAMAMDEDFLRALEYGMPPTSGLGIGIDRLVMLLTNQHTIQEVLFFPQMRPEKKAKVISADDFIAIGVPAEWVPVVNKMGFNTPEELKAANPNKVFNDLGGMRKKLKLDIAMPDKDSVMSWFA
- a CDS encoding NADH-quinone oxidoreductase subunit B, producing the protein MNQGMTGDGGVVMTKFDDLLNWARMSSLWPLSFGIACCAIEMMGSYASTYDFERFGVFPRPSARQADVIIIAGTVTFKMAERIKRLYEQMPEPKYVISMGSCSNCGGPYWQHGYHVVKGVDRVIPVDVYVQGCPPRPEALIGAVLELQKKIEGERVLSM
- a CDS encoding NADH-quinone oxidoreductase subunit A, which codes for MGQVAQISEFGKIFIFLITGAVMVGAAFGVNKLIAPNKPTPEKLTSYECGEEPTGSAWLPFNSRFYVIALIFLLFDVEMVFIFPWATVFADKKLIAADARWSTVTMIEMFIFVGILILGLAYVWVKGDLEWIKPEVRTLTTDVKIPLSAYENLNRQQYKVREFTLEPTATATATATATASATAAATATAATATAPATTTAAPRFKPIFKKAQE
- a CDS encoding BaiN/RdsA family NAD(P)/FAD-dependent oxidoreductase, translated to MAPNLTKETQFDAIIIGAGACGLMCAVQAGFLGKRTLILEHNDKPGAKILISGGGRCNYTNLYTSPDQFISQNPHFCKSAFSQWTVDDSIAFFETYGITGAEKTLGQLFPEGGKAKDVVKVFTDLLTNLGQEMWLNAKVLDIDTNADGGFAVSYERYGKQQSITAPSVVVASGGLPISKLGATDFGMRVARKFGLKVTETAPALVPLTITGKDLPWYGQLSGSSIFCRVWNDKASFEENILFTHWGLSGPAILQISSYWKPGESIFIDMLPDRNITELITTEAQVNGKQLLQTLLAGLYTKKFAEALADRLPIHKTLGSLSKADLETIDNLLHHFKVLAAGHKGYDKAEVMRGGVSTDELSSKTLEAKNIPGLFFGGECVDVTGWLGGYNFQWAWASGFVIAQNI
- a CDS encoding M13 family metallopeptidase, coding for MNKFLNLLVAATLITAANNAIAQRKTFVDVAGIDQSIKPGDNFFRYVNGKWYDTARIAADQSGVGSYSFMNIPQRRLLQNILDSVSKSTNTSGSIEQKVGDFYASGMDMATVNRRGYEPVKPVLARIDAINSIPSMMKFIATEMKSGNHSLIGFSVSPDDKNSSINIAHAYQSGTSLPEKGYYFKTDSPTLHIQQAYKKYIATLFELTGANAATAAKEAEVVYNIEKQNAVSHKSNIELRDVKGNYNKLSIAALNASEPNIGWKALMANLGAAADSIDVGQPAYYENLNKQLKTVYLNDWKLYLKARTLANYADELSQPFVDASFEFSKLLSGQSVQKSRRQIMTENVDGYLGQALGQLYVKRYFNEGAKKRVLDLVNNLQKSFENRIKNLDWMSDSTKQKAVEKLYAITKKIGYPDVWRNYDQVSISRTIYFENILAINRNDYQYRLAKLNKPVDKTEWHTTPSTVTAYYSPSANEIVFPAGILQYPYFDFNADDAINYGGIGMVIGHEMTHAFDDQGAQFDKEGNVKSWWTKEDYQKFRAKTAQLSTLYSSFTVLDTVHVKGPLTLGENTADNGGIAIAYDAFKMTPEGKSNEKIDGYTPDQRFFLSIARIWRVKTRDAFLRTYTNTNPHSPAMWRVNGPIMNFEPFYKAFDVKPGDKNYKAPDQRVRIW